AAAGGATCGTGCCGGCCTGAAGGCAGTGCTGAAGGACGAGACCGCTGATCTGATTGTCAAAACGGCATCGGACCTTGCCGCCGAACTCGGCATCTACCTCCATGTCGGCTCCACGGCGATCGCGCTTGCTGATGGCAAGGTTGCCAACCGAGGCTTCCTCTTTGCCCCGAATGGCGAGCGGATCTGCAGCTATGACAAGATCCACATGTTCGACGTCGATCTGGACAACGGCGAGAGCTGGCGCGAGAGCGCGGTATACAGCGCTGGCAGCGTCGCGAAGCTCGCAGACCTACCCTTCGCCAAGCTGGGCTTTGCCATCTGCTACGACGTGCGTTTCCCTGAACTCTTCAAGGCGGAGGCTCAGGCGGGCGCACAGATCATTTCCGTCCCGGCCGCCTTCACGCGGCAGACGGGTGAGGCTCACTGGGAGACGCTCCTTCGGGCCCGTGCCATCGAGAACGGTGTCTTCATCATCGCCGCTGCGCAGGCTGGGGTGCATCAGGACGGGCGCGAGACGTTCGGGCACTCGATCATCATCGACCCCTGGGGGCGCGTGCTTTCGGCTGCCGGCGGAACTGGCGAGGCTGTCATCACCGCGGAGATCGACGTTGGCGCGGTCAAGGCCGCCCACGACAGAATTCCGAACCTGAAGAACGGTCGCGCGTTCACAGTGGAAGAGATTTCTCTTCCGGCGAAAGGAGGCGTTGCAGCTTGATCCGCTACGACCTCATTTGTGACAATGCCCACGAATTCGAGGGCTGGTTCGGCTCGGCGGAGGATTTCGACCGACAAAAGGAACGCGCGCTCGTTGGTTGCCCCTCTTGCGGCTCGCCGCGCG
The Rhizobium sp. ARZ01 genome window above contains:
- a CDS encoding carbon-nitrogen hydrolase family protein; the protein is MSVKIAAVQMCSGTDPKANAEAMARLVRMAAAQGATYVQTPEMTGAVQKDRAGLKAVLKDETADLIVKTASDLAAELGIYLHVGSTAIALADGKVANRGFLFAPNGERICSYDKIHMFDVDLDNGESWRESAVYSAGSVAKLADLPFAKLGFAICYDVRFPELFKAEAQAGAQIISVPAAFTRQTGEAHWETLLRARAIENGVFIIAAAQAGVHQDGRETFGHSIIIDPWGRVLSAAGGTGEAVITAEIDVGAVKAAHDRIPNLKNGRAFTVEEISLPAKGGVAA